GTGGGGGCACGACGGAAAAAACGGGTACATCCATGGCAGCGCCGCATGTATCCGGCACCCTCGCCCTTATATCTCAGGCCTATCCGATGCTAACCCCTGCCCAGGTTCAGGAAAAACTATATGATAATTTGGAAAAGGTATCGGGCATGCAAGGCCAGCCGCGTACCGACGAATATGGCCGCGGTCGGCTGAATGCATATGCCTCGGTATTGGATGCACTTGAGCAGAACCCTAGTGTAACCCTGATTGAACAGAGCCAGAATATCAGCGGGACGGAAACATACTATAATGACGAATACATTTACGTGCTCCCTGGCGCAACACTGAACGTCAATGGCACATTGAATTTAAACAATGCTTTTTTGTATGTCTTAGGCACTTTGGAAGGTAGTGGTACCATTAACCTGATTGGAGTGGCTGAAATTATCGATGAACATGGAATCAACAACTTTACCGGGACTATAGGTGATGGGAGTGATCCGCCACCACCCGCTTACCCCACCGTCTCCGACACTACATTCACCCAAAACACCGTACTTGCAGATACGCTCATGCTCACCGGTGTTACAACCCTGGATCCCGGCGTTACGGTTACGGTCGCTGAAAACAACCTGATTATTATTGCAGATACCTTACAGATGAACGGATCAGGTTCATCCATTTCTATTTTTGCTTCCAGTGGAGAATTGAGGTTATCAGAGGGAATTCATGTGAATGGAGGTAGGTTGGTGGCACACTCAGAAGGAGAAATAGATATTGAGGAAGAGGCAATGCTTCAATCGACGAGTTTAACAATTCATTCCGGCGGAAAAGCCATCATTGGTGATGACGCCGATATCAACACCAATGGCGGCAATATTGTAATCGACCCGGGGGCGGAGTTGCAAGTGCGGGATAATGTAACCTTTGGGCTGGATTCTGCAACGCTACGGATTAGAGGTGATGCTGTTATTGGCGATTCCTTTACGTTTACTAATGGCCATATCTCCACTTCAAGCAGTTCCTCGTTATCCATTGGCAATGGTGCACAGCTTGACTTTGCTGAAACGCCGGCGGGTATGTTCACTCGTGGTCAGGGCTTCGAAATACTTGGTGAATTTTCTATACTTGGTAATGGTACCATGCAGCCCTATAACAACCAGTCGGGTGGGTGGCATGGCTTATCGCTGATAGGAAACGGAGCCAATGGGTCGTCAGTTTCAAACGCGCAAATATCCGGTTCCACACATGGCGTACGCCTGATTGGAGTTCAGGACATCAACCTCTCAGGCACCCAAATCACAAATCATCAGACCGCCGGGCTGTTCATTTCAGGTTCAGATGATATCAACCTATATGAAATCATCGTTTCAGGGTCAGAAAATGACGGAATGGTTACTAATTCAGTCAACCATTATAGTAAATTCGGCAAGCTCGGCCAATCGATTTGAGAATAACGACGGCGACGGTCTGGTGGCCGACGGTATTAGTTTTTTAACTTTCGA
This genomic stretch from Cyclonatronum proteinivorum harbors:
- a CDS encoding S8 family peptidase, with the translated sequence MKTYKLIAAGLLTLCFSISLWHSEVFSSIPETTAEVTAQSAVQPDTTGKHRLVQLARERGMVRIGVTYNMEHSPERYLGGGQRNAQRQQIAQMHDAFVHELQNKRLNVNIGGKLETYPRIFLSVDEEALLYLYKSELVKSIDVVRRGQRFLSESTTLVGSQNANMLDIDGTGETIVIMDDGVDSSHGAFSGRVNVNNGACFSENDSSAGLSSLCPGGAETAFGFDAGEPCDDFDVECDHGTHVAGIAAGENGVAPGAEIVSFQVFSKTVPDACEDEEDENAPCLTWSDETLEQALDHLNTRPWLSDVTAINMSFGFIDEDTPFTQACDDENTTVTDLIADIFQGSQGAYVVAASGNEGFSNEAAFPACISSVISVGATDNNDEHWQQSNAASYLDLVAPGVDITSAMPGGGTTEKTGTSMAAPHVSGTLALISQAYPMLTPAQVQEKLYDNLEKVSGMQGQPRTDEYGRGRLNAYASVLDALEQNPSVTLIEQSQNISGTETYYNDEYIYVLPGATLNVNGTLNLNNAFLYVLGTLEGSGTINLIGVAEIIDEHGINNFTGTIGDGSDPPPPAYPTVSDTTFTQNTVLADTLMLTGVTTLDPGVTVTVAENNLIIIADTLQMNGSGSSISIFASSGELRLSEGIHVNGGRLVAHSEGEIDIEEEAMLQSTSLTIHSGGKAIIGDDADINTNGGNIVIDPGAELQVRDNVTFGLDSATLRIRGDAVIGDSFTFTNGHISTSSSSSLSIGNGAQLDFAETPAGMFTRGQGFEILGEFSILGNGTMQPYNNQSGGWHGLSLIGNGANGSSVSNAQISGSTHGVRLIGVQDINLSGTQITNHQTAGLFISGSDDINLYEIIVSGSENDGMVTNSVNHYSKFGKLGQSI